A genomic stretch from Natronomonas gomsonensis includes:
- the aspS gene encoding aspartate--tRNA(Asn) ligase, whose translation MENRTYTADAEPGDEVTVAGWVHEIRDLGGIAFLILRDTSGRIQVKFEKDEMDEELVETGLGASRESVVSVTGAVEEEPRAPTGVEVTPESVEVISEADTELPLDPSGKVDAELSTRLDNRTLDLRREEGQAIFEIRAEVMRAVRGAFREADATEINTPKIVATGTEGGTELFPITYFGQEAFMNQSPQLFKQLVAGSNLERVFEIGPIFRAEEHNTPRHLNEATSIDFEGAFCDHNDAMDVCESVVVSAYEAVAENCKRQLEALDLEAEFEPPETPFPRLSYEEAIERINATGELDEQLVWGDDLPTEGEKALGDDVGGHYFITDWPAEIKPFYIMDHDDGELSTGFDMMHPRMELVSGGQREHRRDHLIEGFEQQGLDPEAFEYYTKMFDYGMPPHAGWGLGAERLIMTMLDLSNIREAVLFPRDRQRLSP comes from the coding sequence ATGGAGAACCGCACGTACACGGCGGACGCCGAGCCCGGCGATGAGGTCACTGTCGCCGGCTGGGTCCACGAAATCCGGGACCTCGGTGGCATCGCGTTCCTCATTCTGCGCGACACCTCCGGCCGGATTCAGGTGAAGTTCGAGAAAGACGAGATGGACGAGGAGCTAGTCGAGACGGGTCTCGGCGCCTCTCGGGAATCGGTCGTTTCGGTGACCGGCGCCGTCGAGGAAGAGCCTCGCGCGCCGACCGGCGTCGAGGTCACGCCCGAATCGGTCGAGGTAATTTCTGAGGCCGATACGGAACTGCCGCTGGACCCCTCCGGGAAAGTCGACGCCGAGTTGTCGACCCGACTCGACAACCGGACGCTGGACCTCCGCCGTGAGGAGGGACAGGCCATCTTCGAGATTCGCGCCGAGGTCATGCGTGCGGTCCGGGGGGCGTTCCGGGAGGCCGACGCCACCGAAATCAACACGCCGAAAATCGTCGCGACGGGCACGGAGGGCGGCACCGAGCTGTTCCCCATCACCTACTTCGGCCAGGAGGCGTTCATGAACCAGAGCCCACAGCTGTTCAAACAGCTCGTCGCCGGCTCGAACCTCGAACGCGTCTTCGAAATCGGCCCGATTTTCCGCGCCGAGGAACACAACACGCCCCGACACCTCAACGAGGCGACTTCCATCGACTTCGAGGGCGCCTTCTGTGACCACAACGACGCGATGGATGTCTGTGAGTCCGTCGTCGTTTCGGCCTACGAGGCCGTCGCGGAGAACTGCAAGCGGCAACTCGAAGCGCTCGACCTCGAAGCAGAGTTCGAGCCGCCGGAGACGCCGTTCCCTCGCCTGAGCTACGAGGAGGCAATCGAGCGCATCAACGCCACCGGCGAACTCGACGAGCAGTTGGTGTGGGGCGACGACCTCCCCACCGAGGGCGAGAAGGCACTCGGCGACGACGTGGGCGGCCACTACTTCATCACCGACTGGCCCGCCGAAATCAAGCCGTTCTACATCATGGACCACGACGACGGCGAGCTCTCGACGGGATTCGACATGATGCACCCGCGGATGGAACTCGTCTCCGGCGGCCAGCGCGAACACCGCCGTGACCACCTCATCGAAGGGTTCGAACAGCAGGGGCTCGACCCCGAGGCCTTCGAGTACTACACGAAGATGTTCGACTACGGCATGCCGCCCCACGCCGGTTGGGGTCTCGGCGCCGAGCGACTCATCATGACGATGCTGGACCTCTCGAACATTCGGGAGGCCGTGTTGTTCCCGCGAGATCGCCAACGTCTGAGCCCGTAG
- a CDS encoding sterol carrier protein, whose product MTLYPTEQWLDEYGRLLDESDTLDDLAGGWGRGFNGDILLVISELPLEETTLAELPEPALAGIPEDVREGIGDVTLADAPETFGEALRPSLPAQVRELLYQLEENVDDGTLYAYIGLEGGDCTGVEVVGGPEERDVGFEVSASYSTWRQIVDGRPVASALLTGDLDVTGNHVRQVRYSAMFQLLGQIAADVETTHLFEGSRSSPATALVDEAVRQPAFIQRTAERQVSRTLNLL is encoded by the coding sequence ATGACTCTGTATCCCACGGAACAGTGGTTGGACGAGTACGGGCGCTTGCTCGACGAGAGCGACACCCTCGACGACCTCGCCGGTGGTTGGGGGCGCGGATTCAACGGTGACATTCTGCTCGTCATCTCCGAGTTGCCGCTCGAGGAGACGACGCTCGCGGAACTCCCCGAACCCGCCCTCGCCGGTATTCCCGAGGACGTACGCGAAGGAATCGGTGACGTGACGCTCGCGGACGCTCCGGAGACGTTCGGCGAGGCGCTGCGGCCGTCGTTGCCCGCACAGGTGCGGGAACTGCTGTATCAACTCGAAGAGAACGTCGACGACGGCACGCTTTATGCCTACATCGGGCTGGAAGGCGGCGACTGCACTGGCGTCGAAGTCGTCGGCGGTCCCGAGGAGCGGGATGTCGGATTCGAAGTCAGCGCATCCTACAGCACGTGGCGGCAAATCGTCGATGGCCGCCCGGTCGCGTCGGCGCTTCTGACCGGCGACCTCGACGTGACCGGCAACCACGTCCGACAGGTGCGGTACTCGGCGATGTTCCAACTGCTTGGCCAAATCGCCGCTGACGTGGAGACGACCCACCTCTTCGAGGGGTCACGTTCGTCGCCGGCGACGGCGCTCGTCGACGAGGCCGTCCGACAGCCGGCGTTCATCCAGCGAACCGCCGAGCGACAGGTCTCTCGGACGCTGAACCTGCTGTAG
- a CDS encoding helix-turn-helix domain-containing protein, whose protein sequence is MSVIAEYAVRSDELALGEALGTAPGVELDVERSYATEPTKPILFVWATVADVAAFDAALESDPTVGEFEVLSEVDGDRLYRIATTDRIGVALYPAWVELGAERLEARYADGWWHARTRFPDREALSAYRQYLEDNGVEFRLERIYGSTQREDGARALTEEQRETLELAHELGFFDVPRSATTTDLAAELGVSNQAVSERLRRGYARLVKETIE, encoded by the coding sequence ATGAGCGTCATCGCCGAGTACGCGGTCCGGTCCGACGAACTCGCGTTGGGTGAGGCCCTCGGTACGGCCCCCGGGGTCGAACTCGACGTCGAGCGCTCGTACGCCACCGAGCCGACGAAGCCGATTCTGTTCGTCTGGGCGACTGTCGCGGACGTTGCGGCGTTCGATGCGGCGCTGGAATCGGATCCGACGGTCGGCGAGTTCGAGGTGTTGAGCGAAGTCGACGGCGACCGACTGTATCGCATCGCCACGACCGACCGAATCGGTGTGGCGCTGTATCCGGCGTGGGTCGAGTTGGGCGCCGAGCGGCTGGAAGCCCGCTACGCCGACGGATGGTGGCACGCTCGGACGCGGTTTCCCGACCGCGAGGCGCTTTCGGCGTACCGGCAGTACCTCGAGGACAACGGCGTCGAGTTCCGACTCGAACGGATTTACGGGTCGACACAGCGGGAAGACGGCGCTCGGGCGCTCACCGAGGAACAGCGGGAGACGCTCGAACTCGCCCACGAACTGGGGTTCTTCGACGTTCCACGGTCGGCGACGACGACCGACCTCGCGGCGGAACTCGGCGTCTCCAATCAGGCGGTGTCCGAACGACTCCGTCGGGGATATGCCCGACTCGTCAAGGAGACCATCGAGTGA
- a CDS encoding phosphoglycerol geranylgeranyltransferase, giving the protein MSAPWANWDHIVKLDPDKTLVDGETFEDVCATGTDAIEIGGTTGMTEEKMARVVEATAAYDIPVYIEPSNVGSVVHREGLDGYFIPIVLNAGDVFWTTGAHKEWARLDADIDWDRTFTEAYIVLNPDSSVAEYTEADCNLDASEVAAYAEVAEQMFGQEIIYIEYSGTLGDPDIVRAATEAVEDATVFYGGGVGDYDAAYEMGQCADTVIVGDLVHDEGVDAVRETVRGAKNGSAERSGGA; this is encoded by the coding sequence ATGAGCGCGCCTTGGGCGAACTGGGACCACATCGTCAAACTCGACCCCGACAAGACGCTCGTGGACGGCGAGACGTTCGAGGACGTGTGTGCGACCGGAACTGACGCCATCGAAATCGGCGGGACGACAGGGATGACCGAAGAGAAGATGGCCCGTGTCGTCGAGGCGACCGCCGCCTACGACATCCCCGTCTACATCGAACCGTCGAACGTCGGGTCGGTCGTCCACCGCGAGGGGCTCGACGGCTACTTCATCCCCATCGTGTTGAACGCGGGTGACGTGTTCTGGACGACCGGCGCCCACAAGGAGTGGGCTCGCCTCGATGCCGACATCGACTGGGACCGCACCTTCACCGAGGCGTACATCGTTCTCAACCCCGACTCCTCGGTCGCAGAGTACACCGAAGCGGACTGCAATCTCGACGCCTCCGAGGTAGCCGCCTACGCCGAAGTAGCCGAGCAGATGTTCGGACAGGAAATCATCTACATCGAGTACTCGGGGACGCTCGGCGACCCCGATATCGTCCGGGCGGCGACCGAGGCTGTCGAGGATGCGACGGTGTTCTACGGCGGTGGCGTCGGCGACTACGACGCCGCCTACGAGATGGGACAGTGTGCCGACACCGTCATCGTCGGCGATTTGGTCCACGACGAGGGCGTCGACGCGGTTCGAGAGACCGTTCGTGGGGCCAAAAACGGAAGCGCCGAACGGAGCGGCGGCGCTTGA